A genomic region of Arachis stenosperma cultivar V10309 chromosome 9, arast.V10309.gnm1.PFL2, whole genome shotgun sequence contains the following coding sequences:
- the LOC130950817 gene encoding NAC domain containing protein 50-like produces the protein MGRETLLHPPPPSTTAPTATHTPPPPPPPLPSLPSLTQAGPSGGVSASAPSPSASPSSPAIVATTAVATAVAAPPTSLAPGFRFHPTDEELVIYYLKRKVCGKSFRFDAISEVDIYRSEPWDLADKSRLKTRDQEWYFFSALDKKYGNGGRMNRATSKGYWKATGNDRPVKHEQRTVGLKKTLVFHSGRAPDGKRTNWVMHEYRLVDEELERARSGSSQPQDAYVLCRVFHKNNIGPPNGQRYAPFVEEEWDDASALVPGAEPVEDVTVTVAHPLRIESNGRTLCSDRRNNVAQDTQSNNKVPFDVNKLPIETQSLLAVCKRESMAEFPSPEKEDNSKRQIDEYPLPQTENTKPISQIYKRRRHYLNVNHSNVNGDSVRTIQEPPCSSTITTAATTLPTAATTASTAITNVAPKKHFLSALVEFSLMESLESKGNASVQPPEFDDASLEASVPPNCVKLIKRMQGEIYKLSEERETMRFEMMSAQAMINMLESRIEILSKENEELKSMINNNP, from the exons ATGGGTCGTGAAACCCTTCTTCATCCACCACCACCATCCACCACCGCCCCAACAGCCACACACACCCCACCACCACCGCCGCCGCCACTGCCGTCTCTACCTTCATTGACACAAGCAGGACCATCAGGAGGAGTATCAGCATCTGCACCTTCACCATCTGCTTCACCTTCTTCTCCTGCTATTGTTGCTACTACTGCTGTGGCTACTGCAGTTGCTGCTCCTCCTACCTCTCTTGCTCCTGGTTTCAGGTTCCATCCTACTGATGAGGAGCTTGTTATCTATTACCTCAAGCGCAAGGTTTGCGGCAAAAGCTTCCGATTTGATGCAATTTCTGAGGTTGACATCTACAGGAGCGAACCCTGGGACCTTGCAG ATAAGTCGAGGTTGAAGACTAGGGACCAAGAATGGTACTTCTTTAGTGCACTGGACAAGAAGTATGGCAATGGTGGGAGGATGAACAGGGCCACAAGCAAAGGATACTGGAAGGCTACAGGGAACGATCGTCCGGTTAAGCATGAACAAAGGACTGTGGGGTTGAAGAAAACTCTGGTGTTCCATAGTGGAAGAGCCCCAGATGGTAAGAGGACCAATTGGGTCATGCATGAGTACCGACTCGTCGACGAAGAGCTGGAGAGGGCTAGGTCTGGATCCTCTCAGCCTCAG GATGCATATGTTTTGTGTAGagtttttcacaaaaataacaTAGGACCTCCGAATGGGCAACGTTATGCACCTTTCGTTGAAGAGGAGTGGGATGATGCATCGGCATTGGTTCCTGGGGCAGAACCTGTGGAGGATGTTACCGTCACTGTTGCCCATCCTCTACGCATTGAAAGCAACGGTCGCACTTTATGCAGCGACAGGAGAAACAATGTTGCACAG GATACTCAATCTAACAACAAAGTTCCATTTGATGTGAACAAGCTTCCCATTGAAACTCAAAGTCTGCTAGCTGTCTGCAAAAGGGAGAGTATGGCCGAGTTTCCATCACCTGAAAAGGAGGATAACTCGAAGCGTCAGATCGATGAGTATCCTTTGCCACAAACAGAAAACACCAAGCCTATCTCCCAAATATACAAGAGGAGGAGGCATTATTTGAATGTCAACCATTCAAATGTTAACGGAGATTCAGTCCGAACCATCCAAGAACCGCCatgttcatcaacaataacCACCGCCGCAACGACACTCCCGACGGCCGCCACCACAGCCTCCACTGCAATAACCAACGTTGCACCTAAAAAACATTTCTTGTCTGCACTGGTGGAGTTTTCTTTGATGGAATCCCTCGAATCAAAGGGAAATGCATCCGTTCAACCACCAGAGTTTGATGATGCTTCCTTGGAGGCATCCGTGCCGCCAAATTGTGTTAAGCTCATCAAACGCATGCAGGGCGAGATTTACAAACTTTCCGAGGAAAGGGAGACTATGAGGTTTGAGATGATGAGCGCACAAGCAATGATTAACATGCTCGAGTCGCGCATTGAAATTTTGagcaaagaaaatgaggaacTGAAGAGCATGATTAATAACAATCCTTAG